The Kangiella marina genome window below encodes:
- the ypfJ gene encoding KPN_02809 family neutral zinc metallopeptidase encodes MKWRNRRRSSNIDDRRGQRMKSGAKLSIGGIVMALIAIFVFNQDPMQVVTNLIGGQNSNTTTQQTNYQPSAQEQDVYDFVSVVLADTEDTWTSIFRQSNEKYPQPTLVIYNDRTPTACGTGQAASGPFYCPADQKIYLDLSFLGELKRMGASGDFAVAYVLAHEVGHHIQTVTGISSKVRTAQSKTNKVGQNALQVKMELQADCLAGVWANQTQKRIQFLESGDLEEALSTAEAVGDDTLMKRAGVPPRRENFTHGSAKERMDWFNRGANTGSFGACDTFRGVL; translated from the coding sequence ATGAAGTGGCGCAATCGACGAAGAAGCAGCAATATAGACGACCGCCGTGGTCAAAGAATGAAGTCAGGTGCCAAGCTTAGTATCGGTGGTATTGTCATGGCTCTCATCGCCATCTTTGTGTTCAACCAAGATCCGATGCAGGTCGTCACAAACTTGATAGGTGGTCAAAACTCTAACACAACAACTCAGCAAACCAACTACCAACCCTCCGCTCAAGAACAAGACGTTTATGATTTTGTTAGCGTGGTTTTAGCTGATACTGAAGATACTTGGACTTCGATTTTTCGCCAATCCAATGAAAAGTACCCGCAACCCACATTGGTTATTTATAACGACAGGACGCCAACCGCTTGCGGTACCGGTCAAGCAGCCTCTGGACCTTTTTACTGCCCAGCCGATCAAAAAATTTATTTGGATTTAAGTTTTTTAGGCGAGTTAAAACGCATGGGAGCCAGTGGCGACTTTGCGGTGGCCTATGTACTTGCTCATGAGGTCGGTCACCACATTCAAACCGTCACAGGCATTTCAAGCAAGGTTCGCACAGCACAAAGCAAAACCAACAAAGTAGGGCAGAATGCCCTTCAGGTTAAAATGGAACTGCAAGCGGACTGCCTCGCTGGTGTATGGGCTAACCAAACCCAGAAACGCATTCAATTCTTAGAGTCAGGTGATTTAGAAGAAGCTTTATCAACAGCAGAAGCCGTCGGCGACGACACCCTCATGAAACGCGCTGGCGTACCACCACGTCGTGAAAATTTTACCCATGGCTCAGCGAAAGAACGCATGGACTGGTTTAATCGAGGCGCAAATACAGGAAGCTTTGGGGCTTGTGATACTTTTAGAGGGGTGCTTTAA